In Sphingobium sp. B2D3C, a genomic segment contains:
- a CDS encoding TadE/TadG family type IV pilus assembly protein — MRRAPHLFGARALPVLRRFARAQDGVTIIEFALILPGFLIMLLGALDVGHTLYMQSVVQGAVQKAARDGTLETSAGTNATSRDAIDAVVESQIKQLHNDAEVSVQRRFYRSFSQAAAAQAEPFTDSASGPNKNGVCDGGEPFVDNNNNGVWDADGGNAINAAGARDNVVFTVTVSYPRLFPIDRLIGGHGTTHVVARTVLSNQPYGDQGTDGTPTVRYCS, encoded by the coding sequence ATGAGGCGCGCGCCTCATCTGTTCGGCGCACGCGCCTTGCCTGTCCTGCGCCGTTTCGCGCGGGCGCAGGACGGCGTGACGATCATCGAGTTTGCGCTCATTCTGCCGGGCTTCCTCATCATGCTGCTGGGCGCGCTGGATGTTGGGCACACGCTCTACATGCAGAGCGTGGTGCAGGGCGCCGTGCAGAAGGCCGCGCGGGACGGCACGCTGGAGACATCCGCGGGCACCAACGCGACCTCGCGCGATGCGATCGACGCAGTCGTGGAAAGCCAGATCAAGCAATTGCATAATGACGCGGAGGTTTCGGTCCAGCGGCGCTTTTATCGCAGCTTCTCGCAAGCCGCTGCTGCTCAGGCCGAGCCCTTTACGGACAGTGCCAGCGGCCCCAACAAGAATGGGGTTTGCGACGGCGGCGAGCCGTTTGTGGACAACAATAACAACGGCGTTTGGGATGCCGACGGGGGCAATGCCATCAACGCCGCGGGCGCGCGTGACAATGTCGTGTTCACGGTGACGGTCTCCTATCCGCGCCTGTTTCCGATCGACAGACTGATCGGCGGGCATGGGACCACGCATGTCGTGGCCAGAACCGTGCTCTCAAACCAGCCCTATGGCGACCAAGGCACCGATGGCACGCCAACTGTGCGGTATTGCTCATGA
- a CDS encoding TadE/TadG family type IV pilus assembly protein — translation MSAVRLLKRKGALCRMRLGNVSRLARAQSGVAAVEFALTAPLILGMFLAGAELTNFAITRMQVSQIALHVADNASRIGTNSLLTAPQISEAQINDLLIGANMQSGALDLATNGRIIISSLEPVANPNPEPKKFRIHWQRCFGAKSWASTHGVQGDTDLPAMGETGKQVTAPDGGAVIFVEVAYDYTPLISASIVPTTVIVDTAAMTVRDDRDYNGNGGTGVYNNEGVTASTCSS, via the coding sequence ATGAGTGCGGTGAGGCTCCTCAAGCGCAAAGGCGCACTCTGCCGTATGCGGCTTGGCAACGTCTCGCGTCTCGCGCGCGCCCAGAGTGGTGTGGCCGCCGTGGAATTCGCACTCACGGCTCCGCTGATCCTTGGGATGTTCCTCGCGGGCGCGGAACTCACCAATTTCGCGATCACGCGGATGCAGGTGAGCCAGATCGCCCTGCATGTCGCCGATAATGCCTCCCGTATCGGCACGAACAGCCTGCTCACCGCGCCGCAGATCAGCGAGGCGCAGATCAACGATTTGCTGATCGGCGCCAATATGCAGTCCGGCGCGCTCGATCTTGCCACCAATGGGCGGATCATCATTTCCAGCCTTGAGCCGGTCGCCAATCCCAATCCCGAACCCAAAAAATTCCGCATCCACTGGCAGCGTTGCTTCGGCGCCAAAAGCTGGGCCTCCACCCATGGCGTGCAGGGCGACACCGATCTGCCGGCGATGGGCGAAACCGGCAAGCAGGTGACGGCGCCCGATGGCGGCGCGGTCATTTTCGTTGAAGTGGCCTATGATTATACGCCGCTCATTTCGGCGAGCATCGTGCCGACGACCGTCATTGTGGACACTGCCGCTATGACTGTGCGCGACGACCGCGACTATAATGGCAATGGCGGCACGGGCGTCTACAATAATGAAGGCGTCACCGCTTCGACCTGCAGCAGCTGA
- a CDS encoding Gfo/Idh/MocA family protein — protein MAMIGGGGLLSIGQTHRIAAEATGQIRLVAGVFSSDPARSRQAGLAYGIDPARAYADVPALLAGERDRVDGADFVTIVTPNHLHYPAAAASLEAGLAVMSDKPMTARFDEARRLAALVNETGRPFAVSYPYGGFAAVRAARAMIAEGELGAVRKVSATYAQGWLASASGDAQAAWRVDPVRSGVGGCIADIGVHAFHLTEFVSGLHVSRIMADLGSVVPGRTLDDDCAVLLRFENDARGTILASQIEAGEGNRLRLRCDGEAASLVWTLADPHALTLHPIDGASFRLSFEEAAPAIACPPGVHHAEGYMAAFAALYRDFAAVLQGNAAPLLPGVQEGLRGMAFIATAVAASRAQSGWVDLAL, from the coding sequence ATGGCCATGATTGGCGGAGGCGGGCTTCTGTCCATCGGCCAGACCCACCGCATCGCGGCGGAGGCGACCGGACAGATCAGGCTGGTTGCGGGCGTGTTTTCCTCCGACCCGGCGCGATCCCGGCAGGCGGGGCTTGCATATGGCATCGATCCCGCCCGTGCCTATGCCGATGTGCCCGCTCTGCTGGCGGGCGAGCGGGACCGGGTGGATGGCGCCGATTTCGTGACCATCGTCACGCCCAATCATCTCCATTACCCGGCTGCCGCGGCCTCCCTTGAGGCTGGCCTTGCCGTGATGAGCGACAAGCCCATGACCGCGCGGTTCGATGAAGCCCGCAGGCTCGCCGCGCTTGTGAACGAGACGGGCCGCCCCTTTGCGGTCAGCTATCCTTATGGTGGCTTTGCCGCCGTGCGCGCCGCCCGCGCGATGATCGCCGAGGGAGAGCTGGGCGCGGTCCGCAAGGTCAGCGCAACCTATGCGCAGGGCTGGCTGGCGAGCGCATCCGGCGATGCGCAGGCGGCCTGGCGTGTAGACCCCGTGCGCTCCGGGGTAGGCGGCTGCATCGCGGACATCGGCGTCCACGCCTTCCATCTCACCGAGTTCGTCTCCGGCCTGCATGTAAGCCGGATCATGGCGGACCTTGGCAGCGTGGTGCCGGGGCGCACGCTGGACGACGACTGCGCCGTGCTCCTGCGGTTCGAGAACGACGCACGCGGGACAATTCTGGCCTCGCAGATCGAGGCGGGGGAGGGCAACCGGCTCCGCCTGCGCTGCGATGGGGAGGCCGCCAGTCTGGTCTGGACGCTTGCTGATCCCCATGCCCTTACGCTGCATCCGATCGACGGTGCCAGTTTTCGGCTCTCATTCGAAGAGGCCGCGCCTGCGATCGCCTGCCCGCCGGGCGTCCACCATGCCGAAGGTTATATGGCGGCCTTCGCCGCCCTCTATCGCGATTTCGCCGCGGTTCTTCAGGGCAATGCGGCGCCTTTGCTCCCCGGCGTGCAGGAGGGGTTGCGCGGCATGGCCTTCATAGCGACAGCCGTTGCCGCCTCACGGGCCCAAAGTGGCTGGGTCGACCTGGCGCTCTAG
- the folP gene encoding dihydropteroate synthase, producing MMMEIPPPDARLYLRPIWFIDTPVGLETHEFRRLAGGLIWFQGLEVRWAGAEGTADKASVPVSMFEDWQSRLSDAQAERIAAQMQGLTAPRAPLTLGERVIRFDTPQVMGILNMTPDSFSDGGKLIGDAERAADAGFAMQLAGASIIDVGGESTRPGAATVWEGDEIARTVPVIERLAKSGIVVSIDTRKAAVMEAALAAGAGIVNDVTGLTHDPRGLEVVAKAGCPVILMHSPSAGDDPHGGAVKYKAGAVAGPTVDMAVFDWLEARVAACLNAGIARSSIILDPGVGFGKALQDDTRIINNLAMYQALGVPLLFGASRKRIVGALTDGAPVEERLGGSVALAQVAIGQGAQIVRVHDVQESVQAARVWRGLRDAALVAA from the coding sequence ATGATGATGGAAATCCCGCCGCCGGACGCCCGCCTCTATCTGCGCCCGATCTGGTTCATCGACACGCCTGTCGGGCTGGAGACGCATGAATTCCGCAGGCTTGCCGGGGGACTGATCTGGTTTCAGGGCCTCGAGGTTCGTTGGGCGGGCGCGGAAGGCACCGCCGACAAGGCCAGCGTTCCCGTCTCCATGTTTGAGGACTGGCAAAGCCGCCTGAGCGATGCGCAGGCTGAGCGGATCGCAGCGCAAATGCAGGGGCTGACGGCGCCTCGCGCACCGTTGACGCTGGGCGAGCGCGTCATTCGCTTCGATACGCCACAGGTCATGGGCATCCTCAACATGACGCCGGACAGTTTCTCGGATGGCGGCAAGCTCATCGGCGATGCCGAGCGCGCCGCCGATGCCGGCTTTGCGATGCAGCTGGCCGGCGCCTCGATCATCGATGTCGGTGGTGAGTCCACCCGGCCGGGCGCCGCCACCGTGTGGGAAGGCGACGAGATCGCCCGGACCGTACCGGTGATCGAGCGACTGGCGAAGAGCGGCATCGTCGTCTCCATCGATACACGCAAGGCGGCGGTGATGGAGGCCGCGCTCGCGGCCGGCGCCGGCATCGTTAATGATGTGACCGGCCTCACCCACGATCCGCGCGGACTTGAGGTGGTGGCGAAGGCGGGGTGCCCCGTCATCCTGATGCACAGCCCGTCCGCGGGCGACGATCCGCACGGCGGCGCGGTCAAGTACAAGGCCGGTGCCGTTGCCGGCCCGACGGTGGACATGGCCGTGTTCGACTGGCTGGAGGCGCGGGTCGCTGCCTGCCTCAATGCCGGCATCGCGCGGAGCAGCATCATCCTCGATCCCGGTGTCGGCTTCGGCAAGGCGTTGCAGGACGACACGCGAATTATCAACAATCTGGCCATGTATCAGGCGCTCGGCGTGCCGCTGCTGTTCGGCGCCAGCCGCAAGCGCATTGTCGGCGCGCTGACCGACGGTGCGCCGGTCGAGGAGCGGCTCGGCGGCTCGGTCGCCCTGGCGCAGGTCGCGATCGGGCAGGGTGCGCAGATCGTACGGGTGCATGATGTGCAGGAGAGCGTGCAGGCCGCCCGCGTGTGGCGCGGCTTGCGCGACGCCGCCTTGGTCGCTGCCTGA
- a CDS encoding site-specific DNA-methyltransferase — MSVMEKLTKRPVRAKVLPANTPPVLPLDTLLQGDCIAIMRTLPTASVDMIFADPPYNLQLGGDLFRPEGGRVDAVDDAWDQFDSYAAYDSFCREWLAEARRILKPDGTIWVIGSYHNIFRVGALMQDHGFWILNDIVWRKANPMPNFKGTRFTNAHETMIWASQGEKAKYTFNYRAMKTLNDELQMRSDWVLPICAGQERLKRGGTKAHPTQKPEALLYRVLLSCTNKGDVVLDPFFGTGTTGAVARRLGRRWIGIEREDSYCEVARERIAAALPLDESALTIMQSPKSQPRVAFGTLVETGMIAPGTVLTASKGRFKAHVRADGSLECKGQTGSIHKMGATLQGAPSCNGWTFWQIEHEGAVKPLDAMRQLYLLATEP; from the coding sequence ATGAGCGTGATGGAAAAACTGACGAAGCGACCGGTGCGCGCAAAGGTCCTGCCGGCCAACACGCCGCCGGTCCTGCCGCTCGACACGCTGCTGCAGGGCGACTGCATCGCCATCATGCGCACGCTGCCGACGGCAAGCGTAGACATGATCTTCGCCGATCCGCCGTACAATCTCCAGCTCGGCGGCGATCTGTTCCGGCCCGAGGGCGGACGCGTGGACGCCGTCGACGACGCCTGGGACCAGTTCGACAGCTACGCTGCCTATGACTCCTTTTGCCGCGAGTGGCTGGCCGAGGCGCGCCGCATCCTCAAGCCGGATGGCACGATCTGGGTGATCGGCAGCTATCACAATATCTTCCGCGTCGGCGCACTGATGCAGGATCACGGCTTCTGGATCCTCAACGATATCGTCTGGCGCAAGGCCAACCCCATGCCCAATTTCAAGGGCACGCGCTTCACTAATGCCCATGAGACAATGATCTGGGCGAGCCAGGGCGAAAAGGCGAAATATACCTTCAATTATCGCGCCATGAAGACGTTGAATGACGAGCTGCAGATGCGCTCGGACTGGGTGCTGCCGATCTGCGCCGGGCAGGAACGCCTCAAGCGCGGCGGCACCAAGGCGCATCCCACCCAGAAGCCGGAGGCGCTGCTCTACCGCGTGCTGCTCTCCTGCACCAACAAGGGCGATGTCGTGCTCGATCCCTTCTTCGGCACCGGCACCACCGGCGCCGTGGCCCGCCGCCTCGGGCGCCGCTGGATCGGCATCGAGCGGGAAGACAGTTATTGCGAGGTCGCGCGGGAGCGTATTGCTGCAGCGCTCCCGCTCGATGAGAGCGCGCTGACCATCATGCAATCCCCCAAGAGCCAGCCGCGCGTGGCGTTCGGCACGCTGGTCGAGACCGGCATGATCGCACCCGGCACTGTGCTCACCGCCAGCAAGGGGCGCTTCAAGGCGCATGTCCGCGCCGATGGCTCGCTGGAGTGCAAGGGCCAGACCGGCTCGATCCACAAGATGGGCGCCACGCTGCAGGGCGCGCCAAGCTGCAATGGCTGGACCTTCTGGCAGATCGAGCACGAAGGCGCCGTGAAGCCGCTCGATGCCATGCGCCAGCTTTACCTGCTCGCGACGGAGCCATAA
- a CDS encoding TMEM165/GDT1 family protein: MEALFTSTAVVALAEIGDKTQLLAILLATRFKKPVPIILGILAATLANHFLAALLGASVASIFQQNWFHYLVAAGFLAMAIWTLIPDKIDDLEDKPARFGAFVTTTIAFFLVEMGDKTQIATVALGAQFHQVGLVTMGTTLGMLIANVPAVFLGHELLRRVPLKVVRIVAASLFAVIGLWLLIQGPGSL; the protein is encoded by the coding sequence ATGGAAGCCCTGTTTACCTCAACCGCCGTCGTCGCGCTCGCCGAAATCGGCGACAAGACGCAGTTGCTGGCCATCCTGCTCGCCACCCGGTTCAAGAAGCCGGTGCCGATCATCCTCGGCATTCTCGCGGCGACGCTGGCCAACCACTTTCTGGCAGCCCTGCTCGGCGCGAGTGTGGCGTCCATCTTCCAGCAGAACTGGTTCCACTATCTGGTCGCAGCCGGCTTCCTCGCCATGGCGATCTGGACCCTGATCCCCGACAAAATCGACGATCTGGAGGACAAGCCCGCCCGCTTTGGCGCGTTCGTCACCACCACGATCGCCTTCTTCCTGGTGGAGATGGGCGACAAGACGCAGATCGCGACCGTCGCGCTGGGCGCCCAGTTCCATCAGGTCGGTCTGGTGACGATGGGGACGACCCTCGGGATGCTGATCGCCAATGTCCCGGCGGTGTTTCTCGGGCACGAACTGCTCCGCCGCGTGCCGCTCAAGGTGGTGCGCATCGTGGCGGCCAGCCTGTTCGCGGTCATCGGCCTGTGGTTGCTGATCCAGGGACCGGGCAGCCTCTGA
- a CDS encoding ribonuclease HII, producing the protein MIAGVDEAGRGPLAGPVVAAAVVLCKPRPSGLDDSKKLSAAKRAGLEATIKRRCHWAVGVVDVAEIDRLNIFGATMLAMTLAVEGLCARLGCDPREVLVDGNLTPHGRRPEWRWSARAIVGGDALEPCISAASIIAKEHRDALMREAARDHPHYGWERNKGYGTADHLAALRQHGPSPLHRRSFAPVAQLAFL; encoded by the coding sequence ATGATCGCCGGTGTCGATGAGGCCGGGCGCGGGCCGCTGGCCGGGCCAGTCGTCGCGGCGGCGGTCGTGCTCTGCAAGCCGCGTCCCTCCGGCCTCGATGACAGCAAGAAGCTGAGCGCCGCCAAGCGCGCGGGTCTGGAAGCGACGATCAAGCGCCGCTGCCACTGGGCGGTCGGCGTGGTCGACGTCGCCGAGATTGATCGGCTCAACATTTTTGGCGCGACGATGCTGGCGATGACGCTCGCGGTCGAGGGACTGTGCGCCCGCCTGGGGTGCGATCCGCGCGAGGTGCTGGTGGACGGCAATCTCACGCCCCATGGCCGGCGCCCCGAGTGGCGCTGGTCGGCGCGGGCGATCGTCGGGGGGGACGCATTGGAGCCCTGCATTTCCGCCGCGTCGATCATCGCCAAGGAGCATCGCGACGCGCTGATGCGGGAAGCTGCGCGGGATCATCCGCATTATGGCTGGGAGCGGAACAAGGGCTATGGCACTGCCGATCACCTTGCCGCCCTGCGCCAGCATGGTCCGAGCCCGCTTCACCGCCGCAGCTTCGCACCGGTCGCGCAACTGGCCTTTCTGTAG
- the thiD gene encoding bifunctional hydroxymethylpyrimidine kinase/phosphomethylpyrimidine kinase, producing the protein MSYPRILIIAGSDSGGGAGIQADIKTVTMLGGHAMTAITAITAQNTLGVQAVHPVPTEMVLAQIDSVVSDIGVDAVKIGMIGSAETALAVADRLESIGAPVVLDPVMVATSGGLLADAATIESLHELMGWAFVTTPNLPELEALGGEADLTARGEMLLIKGGHAPGEIITDRLVGSEGEIARWEGARIHTEDTHGTGCTLASAIAAGLGQGLDLPEAIARARLFVRLALRTAPGLGRGHGPMAHGAVRLDMGASGRLNQIAVPVSDYAASRDFYEDLGLTLIVDSPDQPYARFEAPGGATLSLHGQQHGVYLECDDLDARVTALISAGLVFDNEPVDQAWGWREAWLVDPAGNRVCLYSAGEDRRYPPWRIG; encoded by the coding sequence ATGAGCTATCCTCGAATCCTGATCATCGCCGGCTCGGACTCCGGCGGCGGCGCCGGCATCCAGGCGGACATCAAGACCGTCACCATGCTCGGCGGCCACGCCATGACCGCGATCACCGCGATCACCGCGCAGAATACGCTGGGTGTTCAGGCCGTACATCCCGTGCCGACCGAGATGGTCTTGGCACAGATCGACAGCGTGGTCAGCGACATCGGCGTGGACGCCGTGAAGATCGGCATGATCGGCTCTGCGGAGACGGCGCTGGCAGTCGCCGACCGGCTTGAGAGCATCGGCGCGCCGGTGGTGCTCGATCCGGTGATGGTCGCGACGAGCGGCGGCCTGCTGGCGGACGCCGCCACCATCGAGAGCTTGCACGAGCTGATGGGCTGGGCGTTCGTCACGACGCCGAATCTCCCCGAACTGGAGGCGCTTGGCGGCGAGGCGGACCTGACTGCGCGGGGCGAGATGCTGCTCATTAAGGGCGGCCACGCCCCCGGCGAGATCATCACCGACCGGTTGGTTGGATCGGAAGGCGAAATAGCCCGTTGGGAAGGGGCACGCATCCATACCGAGGATACCCATGGCACCGGCTGCACCCTGGCCAGCGCCATCGCGGCCGGGCTGGGGCAGGGGCTGGACCTGCCGGAAGCGATCGCTCGGGCGCGGCTGTTCGTGCGGCTGGCTCTGCGCACTGCGCCCGGCCTCGGTCGCGGGCATGGCCCGATGGCGCATGGCGCGGTGCGGCTCGATATGGGGGCGAGCGGCCGCCTCAACCAGATTGCCGTGCCGGTCAGCGATTATGCCGCCTCGCGGGATTTCTACGAGGATCTGGGCCTCACCCTGATCGTGGACAGTCCGGACCAGCCCTATGCCCGGTTCGAGGCGCCGGGCGGCGCGACGCTGTCTCTCCATGGCCAGCAGCATGGCGTCTATCTGGAATGCGACGATCTCGATGCCCGGGTGACCGCGTTGATCTCGGCCGGGCTCGTCTTCGATAATGAGCCGGTGGATCAGGCATGGGGCTGGCGCGAGGCCTGGCTGGTCGATCCGGCCGGTAACCGCGTCTGCCTTTATTCGGCGGGCGAGGACCGGCGCTATCCGCCCTGGCGGATCGGCTGA
- a CDS encoding TraR/DksA family transcriptional regulator: MDMMDAKARLLAMRDDLKARQKRLAVDLDEPLNADSAEQASEVQDDRALEQQSALVAREIGSVNRALARIEAGAYGACVLCGEPIAPARLAARPEASLCIACARKEQ, from the coding sequence ATGGATATGATGGACGCAAAAGCACGGCTTCTGGCCATGCGCGATGATCTGAAAGCCCGGCAAAAGCGGCTTGCGGTCGATCTGGACGAACCGCTGAATGCCGATTCAGCTGAACAGGCAAGCGAAGTGCAGGATGATCGCGCACTGGAGCAGCAGTCCGCGCTGGTGGCGCGCGAGATCGGTTCGGTCAATCGTGCGCTCGCGCGGATCGAGGCCGGCGCTTACGGCGCCTGCGTGCTGTGCGGCGAGCCCATCGCACCGGCGCGTCTGGCGGCCCGGCCCGAGGCATCGCTGTGCATCGCCTGCGCCCGCAAGGAACAGTGA
- a CDS encoding DUF1272 domain-containing protein, with amino-acid sequence MLEMRPDCERCGADLPADAGGAFICSFECTFCAECAEDLDDRCPNCGGELLDRPSRTGDALQRNPASTERRFKG; translated from the coding sequence GTGCTTGAGATGCGCCCGGATTGTGAGCGCTGCGGCGCCGATCTCCCCGCCGATGCGGGTGGTGCCTTCATCTGCTCGTTCGAATGCACCTTCTGCGCCGAGTGCGCCGAGGATCTGGACGATCGCTGCCCCAATTGCGGGGGCGAGTTGCTGGACCGGCCCAGCCGGACGGGCGACGCGCTCCAGCGGAACCCGGCTTCGACGGAGCGCCGCTTCAAGGGCTGA
- the glmM gene encoding phosphoglucosamine mutase → MTRRFFGTDGIRGRTNQSTMTAEMAMRVGMAAGRHFMRGSHRHRVVIGKDTRLSGYMIENALVAGFTSVGMDVVQFGPIPTPAVAMLAASMRADLGVMISASHNPYYDNGIKLFGPDGYKLSDADELKIEALIEGGEIPLAPSEGIGRARRVEDGRGRYIHFVKSTFPQHLRLDGLKVALDCANGAAYNTAPYTFWELGAELVQIGVTPNGTNINDGCGSTAPLLLQETVVASGADIGIALDGDADRLIVVDETGTIVDGDQIMALIGTSWARQGMLKGEGVVATVMSNLGLERKLASEGIPLIRTKVGDRYVLEEMKARGCNVGGEQSGHMILSDYATTGDGTIAALQVLAALVQSGKPASALLRQFEPVPQLLKNVRFAGGKPLEAQSVQAVIAQAEAELEGVGRLVIRPSGTEPVIRVMAEGDDGDQVVRVVDRICDAVASAAAARA, encoded by the coding sequence ATGACCAGACGCTTCTTCGGCACGGATGGCATCCGTGGCCGCACCAACCAGTCCACGATGACGGCCGAAATGGCCATGCGAGTGGGCATGGCCGCCGGCCGGCACTTCATGCGCGGCAGCCATCGCCACCGCGTGGTGATCGGCAAGGATACCCGGCTTTCGGGCTACATGATCGAGAACGCGCTGGTCGCGGGCTTTACCAGCGTCGGCATGGACGTGGTGCAATTCGGCCCGATCCCCACGCCCGCTGTGGCGATGCTGGCGGCGTCCATGCGCGCCGATCTCGGCGTGATGATCTCGGCCAGTCACAATCCTTATTATGACAATGGCATCAAGCTGTTCGGGCCGGATGGCTACAAGCTCTCCGACGCCGACGAGCTGAAGATCGAGGCGCTGATCGAGGGCGGCGAGATACCGCTGGCTCCGTCCGAAGGCATCGGGCGCGCGCGGCGGGTCGAGGATGGGCGCGGGCGCTACATTCACTTCGTCAAATCGACCTTCCCGCAGCATCTGCGGCTCGACGGCCTCAAGGTCGCGCTCGATTGCGCCAATGGCGCCGCCTACAACACCGCGCCCTACACCTTCTGGGAGCTGGGCGCTGAGCTGGTCCAGATCGGTGTGACCCCCAACGGCACCAACATCAACGATGGCTGCGGCTCGACCGCGCCGCTGCTGCTGCAGGAGACGGTCGTGGCATCCGGCGCCGACATCGGCATTGCGCTCGATGGCGATGCCGACCGCCTGATCGTGGTGGATGAGACCGGCACCATCGTGGATGGCGACCAGATCATGGCGCTGATCGGCACGAGCTGGGCGCGGCAGGGCATGCTCAAGGGCGAGGGGGTCGTCGCCACGGTGATGTCCAACCTTGGGCTGGAGCGAAAGCTCGCTAGCGAGGGCATTCCCCTCATCCGCACCAAGGTCGGTGACCGTTATGTGCTGGAGGAGATGAAGGCGCGTGGCTGCAATGTCGGCGGCGAGCAGTCCGGCCACATGATCCTCTCCGATTATGCGACGACAGGCGACGGCACCATTGCCGCGCTCCAGGTGCTCGCCGCGCTCGTGCAGAGCGGCAAGCCCGCGAGCGCCTTGCTGCGCCAGTTCGAGCCGGTCCCGCAATTGCTCAAGAATGTCCGTTTCGCCGGCGGCAAGCCGCTGGAGGCGCAGAGCGTCCAGGCCGTGATCGCGCAGGCGGAAGCGGAGCTGGAAGGGGTGGGGCGTCTCGTCATTCGCCCATCCGGCACCGAGCCGGTGATCCGCGTGATGGCCGAAGGGGACGATGGCGATCAGGTCGTCCGCGTGGTGGACCGCATCTGCGATGCCGTGGCAAGCGCGGCGGCCGCCCGTGCTTGA
- a CDS encoding peptide MFS transporter, with amino-acid sequence MATIPAIALIALVVLLAGGAVGLVSKKQEFIGHPKGLYILFFAEMWERFSYYGMRALLIFYLTKHWLFSDGQANLVYGAYTSLVYVTPVLGGYLADRYLGQRKAVLFGALILTAGHCLMAFEGSGGQDDPTINIFWLALSCIVVGSGFLKANISVIVGQLYGLTDPRRDGAYTIFYVGVNVGAAIGTIMAGWLGETYGWKYGFGAAGVGMLLGAAVFVIGKPFLMGKGEPPKPLTLRTEWLLYAIGVASIGVIWFLVQYQDIIETLLIVAGVALLGYVLYAAMKLQPDARDRIFAIVFLVALNPVFWGLFEQAGGSLNLYTDRYVDRGGFQTTFFQSLNPIYIVLLGPVFAWLWLWLGKRGWEPSAPAKFGLALAQVGFSFLIFVWGAQSAGMAALTPVLFVFLVYLFQTTGELCLSPVGLSAMNRLAPKHLASLIMGAWFYMSAVGNFVAGKIGEATGGHDGEMTKEATLSVYNTIGWWTIGIAVAVLAVSPLVKRLMHLDTLKEEDEPVDDRPEEGLRDQTAPVR; translated from the coding sequence ATGGCGACCATTCCAGCCATCGCCCTCATCGCGCTCGTCGTGCTTCTTGCCGGCGGCGCGGTCGGGCTTGTGAGCAAGAAGCAGGAGTTTATCGGCCATCCCAAGGGCCTCTACATCCTGTTCTTTGCCGAGATGTGGGAGCGCTTTTCCTATTATGGCATGCGCGCCCTGCTGATTTTCTACCTCACCAAGCATTGGCTGTTCAGCGATGGGCAGGCGAACCTCGTCTACGGGGCCTATACCAGCCTCGTCTACGTCACCCCGGTGCTGGGCGGCTATCTCGCCGACCGTTATCTGGGCCAGCGCAAGGCAGTGCTGTTCGGCGCGCTGATCCTCACCGCCGGCCACTGCCTGATGGCATTCGAGGGATCGGGCGGACAGGATGATCCCACGATCAACATCTTCTGGCTGGCGCTGAGTTGCATCGTTGTCGGCTCCGGCTTCCTCAAGGCCAATATCTCCGTGATCGTCGGTCAGCTTTACGGTCTTACCGATCCCCGCCGCGACGGCGCCTACACGATCTTCTATGTCGGCGTGAATGTGGGCGCGGCCATCGGCACCATCATGGCCGGTTGGCTCGGCGAGACCTACGGCTGGAAATACGGCTTCGGCGCAGCGGGCGTTGGCATGTTGCTGGGCGCGGCGGTGTTCGTCATCGGCAAGCCGTTCCTGATGGGCAAGGGGGAGCCGCCCAAGCCGCTCACCCTGCGCACGGAATGGTTGCTGTATGCCATCGGCGTCGCCTCCATCGGCGTGATCTGGTTCCTCGTCCAGTATCAGGACATCATCGAGACGCTGCTTATCGTCGCGGGCGTCGCCCTGCTCGGCTATGTGCTCTACGCCGCGATGAAGCTGCAACCCGATGCCCGCGATCGCATCTTCGCGATCGTTTTCCTCGTCGCCCTCAACCCAGTCTTCTGGGGCCTTTTCGAGCAGGCGGGCGGCAGCCTCAATCTGTACACGGATCGCTATGTCGACCGTGGCGGTTTCCAGACCACCTTCTTCCAGTCGCTCAACCCCATCTACATCGTGCTGCTCGGGCCGGTCTTCGCCTGGCTTTGGTTGTGGCTCGGCAAGCGCGGCTGGGAGCCGTCCGCACCGGCCAAATTCGGTCTGGCGCTGGCGCAGGTCGGCTTCTCCTTCCTCATCTTCGTGTGGGGCGCCCAGTCCGCGGGCATGGCCGCGCTGACGCCGGTGCTGTTCGTGTTCCTGGTGTATCTGTTCCAGACCACCGGTGAGCTGTGCCTCTCGCCTGTCGGGCTCTCCGCGATGAACCGCCTGGCCCCTAAGCATCTCGCCAGCCTCATCATGGGCGCGTGGTTCTACATGTCGGCGGTGGGCAATTTCGTCGCCGGCAAGATCGGCGAGGCGACCGGCGGTCATGATGGCGAGATGACCAAGGAAGCAACGCTCTCGGTCTACAACACCATCGGCTGGTGGACGATCGGCATTGCCGTCGCGGTGCTGGCGGTCTCCCCGCTGGTCAAGCGCCTGATGCATCTCGACACGCTGAAGGAAGAGGATGAACCGGTCGATGACCGCCCGGAGGAAGGCCTGCGGGACCAGACGGCGCCTGTGCGGTGA